A stretch of DNA from Aurantiacibacter atlanticus:
GCTGGGGGGGGCATTGCTAGGGGGATTGCTGCTCAACCTCATGCCATGCGTGTTTCCTATTCTCAGTCTCAAGGCATTGACCCTGGCGCGCGCGGGCGAAAGCGAAGCGCAAGCTCGGCGTGAAGGGCTTGCCTATACCGTCGGCGTGATGCTGGCGGTTCTGGCGCTGGGCGCGCTGATGCTGGCATTACGCGCCGCGGGGGAACAAGTGGGCTGGGCGTTCCAATTGCAGCAACCGCTGGTGGTGGGCGCATTACTGGTGCTCGCCATGCTCATCACCGCCAATCTTGCCGGCCTGATTGAACTGCCCATGATGCCGATCCGCACTGGTGGACAAGGCAGCGCCTTTGCCACCGGATTGCTGGCCGCCGTGGTCGCGACCCCGTGCACGGGTCCGTTTATGGCTGCTGCGCTGGGCGCTGCATTGCTGCTGCCCGTTACGCAGGCGCTCCTGCTTTTCGCCGCGCTGGGGCTTGGCCTTGCCTTGCCATTTCTGCTGCTTGGTTATGTGCCTGCCTTGCGTTCCCGATTGCCCAGGCCGGGAGCATGGATGGGCACATTCCGCAAGGCGATGGCCATGCCGATGGGGCTGGCCGCATTGGCGCTGGCGTGGCTTGCATGGCGGCTGGGCGGCACGCATTTTGCCTTTGCCGCGCTGGCGCTGGGCATGCTGCCAGTGGTCGCGCTTATCGCCTTTCGCCGTGGCAATGTGCTGGTTGGCTGGATTGGCGTTGCCATTGCGCTCTATTTCGCCGCTTCCCTGCCTTTTCGCGTGGAAGAGCAATCTGCTGCATCGGCGCAAAGCCTGCTTGATCCGGTGCCATATAGCGAGGCCGCACTGGCAGAAGCCCGCGCCAGCGGAGCGCCTGTATTCCTGTGGTTTACCGCCGACTGGTGTCTGACTTGCAAGGTCAATGAACAGATCGCCATTGAACGTGAAACGACGCGTGCCGCCTTTGACCAAGGCGGCGTTGTGGCCATGCGCGGCGACTGGACGCGTGCTGATCCCGCGATCACCCG
This window harbors:
- a CDS encoding protein-disulfide reductase DsbD family protein; translation: MQTSLSFRLTFLRYCIAVAMFAIALLAAPTAAQTQNYIAADLVAEGQPQPGETLTVALRFRPQEGWHGYWRNPGDAGLGMTLDWQLPEGWQAGEPQYPVPEALELIGLMNHVYKRPYAVLVPISVPVNAAVTNISPITVNAEWLACSDRLCVREGDVPTLRFPQQTAQLREDFDAHRAAVPPLIDQQARFAMDGNRLRIAIPLPQALGLTDPHVFIAQSGVVDYGAMQTFMRQGDVLVAELPRGGLRAEPDLLEGMLSFGADGEGIRFEAVPGNVPAGGDRIGNSAATAPLALLLGGALLGGLLLNLMPCVFPILSLKALTLARAGESEAQARREGLAYTVGVMLAVLALGALMLALRAAGEQVGWAFQLQQPLVVGALLVLAMLITANLAGLIELPMMPIRTGGQGSAFATGLLAAVVATPCTGPFMAAALGAALLLPVTQALLLFAALGLGLALPFLLLGYVPALRSRLPRPGAWMGTFRKAMAMPMGLAALALAWLAWRLGGTHFAFAALALGMLPVVALIAFRRGNVLVGWIGVAIALYFAASLPFRVEEQSAASAQSLLDPVPYSEAALAEARASGAPVFLWFTADWCLTCKVNEQIAIERETTRAAFDQGGVVAMRGDWTRADPAITRFLEEWGAAGVPLYVWYPPNGAPGQMMPQVLTPEMLAERARQ